The Artemia franciscana chromosome 11, ASM3288406v1, whole genome shotgun sequence genome has a segment encoding these proteins:
- the LOC136032757 gene encoding shematrin-like protein 2: MMKIFVFLAIFAVTYCAPVEEKKEATDIQGSESFLPSYGFGYGAGLGFGYGGLYGSYGAGLYRSIYSPFYGGYGYGRGLGYW, from the exons atgatgaaaatattt gttttcctTGCCATTTTCGCAGTTACTTACTGTGCACcagtagaagaaaaaaaggaggccACAGACATTCAAGGAAGTGAATCCTTCCTTCCAAGCTATGGTTTTGGCTATGGTGCTGGACTTGGCTTCGGTTATGGTGGACTCTATGGATCTTACGGCGCTGGATTATACAGAAGCATTTACAGTCCCTTTTACGGTGGCTACGGCTATGGCCGTGGACTTGGCTACTGGTGA